The following proteins are co-located in the Spinactinospora alkalitolerans genome:
- a CDS encoding GntR family transcriptional regulator, producing the protein MATLQGQSVELSRIRRGAIVEAQESGLLQEDIARHLGVTPGRVSQMKKAGADRSEHQAPTGPVGPRPRVLVERALPTPPTVRGSKSLYLTEAERQGLKPERKMLYVGREPANEHVAAGLRVEPGEDVIARRKMFWANDVPVRISTSYFRLDVGENTRLDGEGFVLPTLQAAIEDLGHAFGHATETLTARPPTPYEADLLDVPGEWVVQVLRVSVSTDDVPIHALETICAASRHVFPIGQVAGSDQF; encoded by the coding sequence ATGGCCACCTTGCAGGGGCAGAGCGTCGAGCTGTCCCGTATCCGCAGGGGCGCCATCGTCGAGGCGCAGGAGAGCGGACTCCTGCAGGAGGACATCGCCCGGCACCTCGGTGTGACACCGGGCCGCGTGAGTCAGATGAAGAAGGCCGGCGCCGACCGGTCGGAGCACCAGGCTCCGACCGGCCCCGTCGGCCCGCGGCCGCGGGTGCTCGTCGAGCGCGCGCTGCCGACACCGCCGACCGTGCGCGGATCCAAGTCGCTCTATCTGACCGAGGCCGAGCGGCAGGGGCTCAAGCCCGAACGGAAGATGCTGTACGTGGGGCGCGAACCGGCGAACGAGCACGTCGCCGCAGGACTGCGCGTCGAACCCGGTGAGGACGTCATCGCACGCCGGAAGATGTTCTGGGCCAATGACGTGCCGGTCCGGATCTCGACGTCGTACTTCCGCCTCGACGTCGGGGAGAACACCCGCCTGGACGGCGAAGGGTTCGTGCTGCCGACGCTGCAGGCCGCCATCGAGGACCTGGGCCACGCGTTCGGCCACGCGACCGAGACGCTCACCGCACGTCCGCCGACGCCCTACGAGGCCGACCTGCTCGACGTGCCGGGCGAATGGGTCGTGCAGGTGCTGCGGGTGAGCGTGAGCACCGATGACGTACCGATCCACGCTTTGGAGACCATCTGTGCGGCATCGCGGCACGTCTTCCCGATCGGGCAGGTGGCAGGCTCCGACCAGTTCTGA
- a CDS encoding pentapeptide repeat-containing protein, giving the protein MSRKHQTPSTGGGGLDLQADCANCFGLCCVALPFAASADFAVDKDAGQPCSNLQADFGCGIHAHLRERGFPGCAVFDCFGAGQKVSQVTFGGRDWRRAPDTAGPMFQVFPVMRQLHELLWYLSEALELPRARPVHGDLRRALDDVDRLTRGSAEALAELDVAALRHDVNALLLRTSELVRAGVPGRGKKNRRGADLIGARLRGADLRGANLRGAYLIAADLSGADLREADLIGVDFRDADLSGADLTGSIFLTQSQLNAAKGDAATGLPPTLTRPAHW; this is encoded by the coding sequence TTGTCCCGGAAGCACCAGACCCCCTCCACCGGCGGAGGCGGGCTCGATCTGCAAGCCGACTGCGCGAACTGCTTCGGGCTGTGCTGCGTCGCCCTGCCCTTCGCCGCCTCGGCCGATTTCGCGGTCGACAAGGACGCCGGGCAGCCGTGTTCGAACCTGCAGGCCGACTTCGGTTGCGGCATCCACGCGCACCTCCGCGAGCGGGGCTTTCCCGGCTGCGCCGTCTTCGACTGCTTCGGCGCGGGGCAGAAGGTCTCCCAGGTCACCTTCGGCGGGCGGGACTGGCGGCGGGCGCCCGACACCGCAGGGCCGATGTTCCAGGTGTTTCCCGTCATGCGGCAGCTCCACGAGCTGCTCTGGTACCTGAGCGAAGCCCTGGAGCTGCCGCGGGCCCGCCCCGTCCACGGCGACCTCCGCCGCGCGCTGGACGACGTCGACCGCCTCACCCGCGGCAGCGCCGAAGCACTCGCGGAGCTGGACGTGGCGGCGCTGCGGCACGACGTCAACGCCCTGCTGCTGCGCACCAGCGAACTGGTGCGGGCGGGCGTCCCTGGCCGCGGGAAGAAGAACCGCAGGGGAGCCGACCTCATCGGGGCCCGGCTCAGGGGCGCCGACCTGCGGGGCGCCAACCTCCGCGGGGCCTACCTCATCGCGGCCGACCTCAGCGGCGCCGACCTGAGGGAAGCCGACCTGATCGGGGTGGACTTCCGTGACGCCGACCTGAGCGGCGCCGATCTGACCGGGAGCATCTTCCTCACCCAGTCCCAGCTCAACGCGGCCAAGGGCGACGCGGCCACCGGACTGCCCCCGACCCTCACCCGCCCCGCGCACTGGTAG
- a CDS encoding ABC transporter substrate-binding protein — MSDTRGQGPGHAGPPRRSVLLGGLGALGAAFLATGCSQQGGAATAISSTAATGTPAPGGLLRIARPPASQAETLDPASSLSAYEYLGALYSRLVRVGPDGEVAPDLATEWDSSPDGTTWTFRLREDVTFHDGRPFSSADAAYTVRRLVDPEVASPQAGVLGPLLDPGSVEAPDERTLVIELSSPNFEFPSLLTGYNCYVIPEGSGGSIGRGGVGTGPFRLESFAPAGRGRLTAFPEHWEGRPVLDAIEFYSVADVQARTNALLAGQVDLLSQTNLDFATARVISASSRATIARSTNAQWYVLPMLCTQEPFTDPRVRQAMKLAYDPTAVLKTALQGTGVEGHDNPVPPNDPSWTDYSVDRDPERARALLKEAGREDLRIDLHTSSYDPVFTPMALAYKESAAEAGITVDVRTASADSYYTRIWMKKPLCATYWYTGRPVDQMLNQIFRSGSSYNETAWSDEGFDALLDDARRTRDTGRRRTLYQDAQRHIVDNGGAMTPMFADRLVGISRDVLNYRETGFEFDYLNIGLRAQS, encoded by the coding sequence ATGTCGGATACGAGGGGTCAGGGACCCGGGCACGCGGGGCCGCCGCGGCGATCAGTCCTGCTCGGCGGCCTCGGAGCGCTGGGCGCGGCCTTCCTGGCCACGGGCTGCTCCCAGCAGGGCGGCGCCGCGACCGCGATCTCCTCCACCGCGGCCACGGGAACGCCGGCCCCCGGCGGGCTGCTGCGGATCGCCCGGCCGCCCGCCTCCCAGGCCGAGACCCTCGACCCGGCGAGCTCCCTGTCGGCCTACGAGTACCTGGGCGCCCTCTACAGCCGCCTGGTCCGCGTCGGTCCCGACGGCGAAGTCGCCCCGGATCTGGCCACCGAATGGGACTCCTCCCCCGACGGCACGACATGGACGTTCCGGCTGCGCGAGGACGTGACCTTCCACGACGGGCGGCCGTTCTCCTCCGCCGACGCCGCCTACACCGTGCGCAGACTGGTGGATCCCGAGGTCGCCTCACCCCAGGCGGGCGTCCTGGGACCCCTGCTGGACCCCGGCAGCGTCGAAGCGCCCGATGAGCGCACGCTCGTCATCGAGCTGTCGTCCCCCAACTTCGAGTTCCCCAGCCTTCTCACCGGCTACAACTGCTACGTCATCCCCGAGGGCAGCGGCGGCTCCATCGGCCGCGGCGGCGTGGGGACCGGTCCGTTCCGCCTGGAGTCGTTCGCCCCGGCCGGCCGCGGCCGGCTGACGGCCTTCCCCGAGCACTGGGAGGGCCGCCCCGTCCTCGACGCCATCGAGTTCTATTCGGTGGCCGACGTCCAGGCGCGCACCAACGCCCTGCTCGCCGGCCAGGTGGACCTGCTCTCCCAGACCAACCTCGACTTCGCCACCGCACGCGTCATCAGCGCCTCCTCCCGCGCCACCATCGCCAGGTCCACCAACGCCCAGTGGTACGTGCTGCCGATGCTGTGTACGCAGGAGCCGTTCACCGATCCCAGGGTGCGCCAGGCGATGAAGCTCGCCTACGACCCCACGGCCGTGCTCAAGACGGCCCTGCAGGGCACCGGCGTGGAAGGGCACGACAATCCGGTTCCCCCGAACGACCCTTCCTGGACCGACTACAGCGTCGACCGCGACCCCGAGAGGGCGCGCGCCCTGCTCAAGGAGGCCGGTCGCGAGGATCTCAGGATCGACCTGCACACCTCCAGCTACGACCCCGTGTTCACCCCGATGGCACTGGCCTACAAGGAGTCCGCCGCCGAAGCCGGTATCACCGTCGACGTGCGGACGGCCTCGGCCGATTCCTACTACACCCGGATCTGGATGAAGAAGCCGCTGTGCGCGACGTACTGGTACACGGGCAGGCCGGTGGACCAGATGCTCAACCAGATCTTCCGCAGCGGGTCGAGCTACAACGAGACCGCCTGGTCCGACGAGGGGTTCGACGCGCTGCTGGACGACGCGCGGCGGACCCGGGACACCGGCCGACGCCGCACCCTCTACCAGGACGCCCAACGCCACATCGTGGACAACGGCGGCGCGATGACGCCGATGTTCGCCGACCGCCTGGTCGGGATCTCCCGCGACGTCCTCAACTACCGGGAGACCGGTTTCGAATTCGACTACCTCAACATCGGATTGCGGGCGCAGTCATGA
- a CDS encoding ABC transporter permease → MIAFIGRRLLSATTTIALSAVLVFLAVQALPGDVATQVLGQDATPEAVAALRAQLDLDQPAAQRFLAWVGNALQGDFGTSLTSGESVSAQVGLHLRNTLLIAVVTVFTAITASIVLGVVAGLYRDRWPDLLISGVSLIGMSVPEFVVATLLVLLLSITVPVLPAVVLDEAGAPMTDLLPAVWLPAMALAVVMTAYIVRMARTSVIDVMAGEFVTTARLKGLGTWRIVTRHALPSALLPTLNVIAMNIAWLVSGVVVVENVFNYPGIGQLMLEAVYSRDLPVLQAIAVLSALIYVVCNLAADLGAMALNPRLRTRERSTS, encoded by the coding sequence ATGATCGCCTTCATCGGCCGTCGGCTGCTGTCGGCGACCACCACCATCGCCCTCTCCGCCGTCCTCGTCTTCCTCGCCGTCCAGGCCCTGCCCGGTGACGTCGCCACCCAGGTCCTCGGCCAGGACGCCACCCCCGAGGCGGTCGCCGCTCTGCGCGCCCAACTCGATCTCGACCAGCCCGCCGCACAGCGCTTCCTGGCCTGGGTGGGCAACGCCCTGCAGGGCGACTTCGGCACGTCGCTGACCTCCGGCGAGTCGGTGTCGGCCCAAGTGGGGCTGCACCTGCGCAACACGCTGCTCATCGCCGTGGTCACCGTGTTCACCGCGATCACCGCCTCCATCGTTCTGGGGGTCGTGGCCGGCCTGTACCGCGACCGCTGGCCCGACCTGCTCATCTCCGGGGTGAGCCTGATCGGCATGAGCGTGCCCGAGTTCGTCGTCGCCACGCTGCTGGTGCTCCTGCTGTCCATCACCGTTCCGGTCCTGCCCGCGGTGGTCCTCGACGAGGCCGGCGCGCCCATGACCGACCTGCTCCCCGCCGTCTGGCTGCCCGCGATGGCGCTGGCGGTGGTGATGACCGCCTACATCGTCCGCATGGCGCGCACGAGCGTCATCGACGTCATGGCCGGCGAGTTCGTCACGACCGCGCGGCTGAAGGGGCTCGGCACCTGGCGGATCGTCACGCGCCACGCGCTGCCCAGCGCCCTCCTGCCCACCCTGAACGTCATCGCGATGAACATCGCCTGGCTCGTCAGCGGGGTCGTCGTGGTGGAGAACGTCTTCAACTACCCCGGGATCGGACAGTTGATGCTGGAGGCCGTCTACAGCCGCGACCTGCCGGTGCTCCAGGCGATCGCGGTGCTGAGCGCGCTGATCTACGTCGTGTGCAACCTCGCGGCCGACCTGGGCGCGATGGCGCTCAACCCGAGGCTGCGCACCCGGGAAAGGAGCACGTCTTGA
- a CDS encoding ABC transporter permease encodes MTTPKETGPHRSGAMRRTLRAARSSRSATAGLALIALHLLVALLAPLLTPYSPVHNDASAALLGPGWEHWAGTDQYGRDVLSRTLHGGRYALTVSFAATVCAVGLGTVLGCVVALRGGRLDGVVMRLLDAVLAIPPILALLVVVSVLGAGAAVIVLAVTVIYAPQVTRVVRAAAQGVVPADYVTAARARGERTRSILLREVLPNIADVVCVEFAMRTSWVVLLISSLSFLGFGANPPSPDWGLMVSENRTAITVAPMATLAPIAALATLVIGLNLAADGLAKAWGVDRVKEVA; translated from the coding sequence TTGACCACGCCGAAGGAGACCGGGCCGCATCGGTCCGGGGCGATGCGGCGGACCCTGCGCGCGGCGCGCTCCTCGCGCTCGGCGACGGCCGGCCTGGCCCTGATCGCGCTGCACCTGCTGGTCGCGCTGCTGGCCCCGCTGCTCACCCCCTACTCGCCGGTCCACAACGACGCCTCCGCCGCCCTGCTCGGCCCCGGCTGGGAGCACTGGGCCGGCACCGACCAGTACGGGCGCGACGTGCTGTCCCGGACGCTGCACGGCGGACGGTACGCGCTCACCGTCTCCTTCGCCGCGACGGTCTGCGCCGTCGGCCTGGGCACGGTGCTCGGGTGCGTGGTCGCGCTGCGCGGGGGTCGGCTGGACGGCGTCGTGATGCGCCTGCTCGACGCGGTGCTGGCCATCCCGCCGATCCTCGCGCTGCTGGTCGTGGTGTCGGTGCTGGGGGCCGGCGCGGCGGTGATCGTGCTCGCGGTGACCGTCATCTACGCCCCGCAGGTCACCCGCGTGGTGCGGGCGGCGGCGCAGGGAGTCGTCCCCGCCGACTACGTCACCGCCGCGCGGGCGCGGGGCGAGCGCACCCGGTCGATCCTCCTGCGCGAGGTGCTGCCCAACATCGCCGACGTGGTGTGCGTGGAGTTCGCCATGCGGACCTCCTGGGTCGTGCTGCTCATCAGCTCGCTGTCGTTCCTGGGGTTCGGCGCGAACCCGCCCAGCCCGGACTGGGGGCTGATGGTGTCGGAGAACCGCACGGCGATCACCGTGGCGCCGATGGCGACGCTGGCCCCCATCGCCGCCCTGGCCACACTGGTGATCGGTCTGAATCTGGCCGCCGACGGGCTCGCCAAGGCCTGGGGCGTCGACCGCGTGAAGGAGGTGGCCTGA
- a CDS encoding dipeptide ABC transporter ATP-binding protein, whose amino-acid sequence MAANGDASPAVSVRELSVAYRSGGSDVPVAQEVSFEVASRGTLAIVGESGSGKTTVAGTLLGHLRHGSRVTGGSVRVAGRDVFALNRGELRGLRGRTVAMVGQNAGHALTPSMRVGRQIAEALRGRDRARRRSAVIDLLAQVRLPDPAVIAERYPHQLSGGQQQRVAIAMAIAARPRVLVLDEPTTGLDVITQKGVLELLRTLSSELALATVLVSHDLGVVARMADHVLVMREGRVVDAADAGTLFASPSHPYTRRLLASVPRIGDGGLVEVAQDGSRTIRSRPPRDEAPAVVSLDDVRIGYGGGRGRRDRSAARPAVDGVTLELRRGEALALVGESGSGKSTLAWSLAGLHAPMSGGMRCHGAASGDLSAPARRRPLPLRRRVQLVFQNADTSLNPRRAVREAVRRPLRFFGGARRDDIDERTRALIRDVELDPDLADRLPAQLSGGQRQRIGIARALAGGPDVVIADEITTALDVSVQAAVLRLLDDLRRERDLAFLFISHDLAVVRGIADRVAVLRHGRIVEEGPTEAVFAGPNHPYTRRLLDAVLEPDPAAARPGRADPGPAKDACGVADPGAAGDDDWIDRGGGHRIRRWDTESEGEG is encoded by the coding sequence ATGGCCGCGAACGGCGACGCGTCCCCCGCGGTCTCGGTGCGGGAGCTGTCGGTGGCCTACCGCTCCGGCGGTTCGGACGTGCCGGTCGCCCAGGAGGTCTCCTTCGAGGTCGCCTCCAGAGGCACCCTGGCGATCGTCGGGGAGTCCGGCAGCGGCAAGACGACCGTGGCGGGCACCCTCCTGGGGCATCTGCGGCACGGGTCGCGGGTCACGGGAGGAAGCGTGCGGGTGGCCGGGCGCGACGTCTTCGCGCTGAACCGCGGGGAACTGCGCGGGCTGCGCGGCCGGACGGTGGCCATGGTCGGTCAGAACGCCGGGCACGCGCTCACGCCGTCCATGCGCGTGGGGCGCCAGATCGCCGAGGCCCTGCGCGGCCGGGACCGCGCGCGCAGGCGTTCCGCCGTGATCGACCTGCTCGCGCAGGTGCGGCTCCCCGACCCCGCCGTCATCGCCGAGCGCTACCCCCACCAGCTCTCCGGCGGCCAGCAGCAGCGCGTGGCCATCGCCATGGCGATCGCGGCGCGGCCCCGGGTGCTGGTGCTGGACGAGCCGACCACCGGCCTGGACGTCATCACCCAGAAGGGCGTCCTGGAGCTGCTGCGGACGCTGAGCAGTGAACTCGCTCTGGCGACCGTCCTGGTCAGCCACGACCTCGGGGTGGTCGCGCGGATGGCCGACCACGTCCTGGTGATGCGTGAGGGCCGCGTCGTGGACGCGGCCGACGCCGGGACCCTGTTCGCCTCGCCCTCGCACCCCTACACGCGGCGGCTGCTCGCCAGCGTTCCCCGCATCGGCGACGGCGGCCTGGTGGAGGTCGCCCAGGACGGGTCCCGGACGATCCGGTCCCGTCCGCCCAGGGACGAGGCGCCTGCCGTGGTCAGCCTCGACGACGTGCGCATCGGCTACGGCGGCGGCCGCGGACGCCGGGACCGCTCCGCGGCGCGGCCGGCCGTGGACGGCGTCACGCTGGAGCTGCGCCGAGGTGAGGCGCTCGCCCTGGTCGGGGAGTCCGGCAGCGGGAAGTCGACGTTGGCGTGGTCGCTGGCGGGCCTGCACGCGCCGATGTCGGGCGGCATGCGCTGCCACGGTGCGGCATCGGGGGATCTCTCCGCGCCGGCGCGCAGGCGTCCGCTGCCCCTGCGGCGCCGCGTCCAACTGGTGTTCCAGAACGCCGACACCTCGCTCAACCCGCGCCGTGCGGTCCGCGAGGCGGTGCGGCGGCCGTTGCGCTTCTTCGGCGGCGCGCGGCGGGACGACATCGACGAGCGGACCCGGGCCCTGATCAGGGACGTGGAGCTCGATCCGGACCTGGCCGACCGGCTGCCCGCGCAGCTGTCGGGAGGCCAGCGCCAGCGCATCGGCATCGCGCGGGCGCTGGCCGGGGGACCCGACGTGGTGATCGCCGACGAGATCACCACCGCGTTGGACGTGTCGGTGCAGGCCGCGGTGCTGCGCCTCCTCGACGACCTGCGGCGCGAGCGCGACCTGGCGTTCCTGTTCATCAGCCACGACCTGGCCGTGGTGCGGGGGATCGCCGACCGCGTCGCCGTGCTGCGCCACGGCCGGATCGTGGAGGAGGGCCCCACCGAGGCGGTGTTCGCGGGGCCGAACCACCCCTACACGCGGCGGCTGCTGGACGCCGTACTGGAGCCGGACCCCGCGGCGGCGCGCCCCGGACGCGCCGACCCGGGCCCGGCGAAGGACGCGTGCGGTGTCGCCGATCCCGGCGCCGCCGGCGACGACGACTGGATCGACCGCGGAGGCGGCCACCGCATCCGGCGGTGGGACACGGAAAGCGAGGGAGAAGGGTGA
- a CDS encoding CocE/NonD family hydrolase, whose product MRYREEFDREVRVEETWIPVRDGTRLHARIWRPVDADRDPVPALLEYLPYRKGDWTAPRDSQRHAWYAGHGYASVRVDIRGSGDSEGVMHDEYAPQELDDAVAVIEWLAARDWCTGGVGMFGISWGGFNSLQVAALRPEPLKAIVTVCSTDDRYDNDVHYTGGAVLGIDMAAWSGTMLAFTARPPDPRVTGEDWLPMWRKRLGEIEPFLHTWLAHQERDDYWRHGSVCEDYDSIRAAVLAVGGWADPYRDTVLRLVEHLPGPVRGLIGPWAHQYPDIERPPGPAIGFLQETLRWWDHWLKDADNGAMDVPLLRSYIQEPVPPRTHYAERPGRWVGDDAWPARSVTWRDRALDGALRPHAAADDGTVTVASPQHTGVDAGRFFPFGNATDLPPDQREDDGRSACFDSAPLEERVEVLGRPRVRLRMDCDVPRANVVVRLCDVAPDGASTLVARGVLNLAGRNGRDRREPWEPGRPEEVAVELSGTGYAFPPGHRIRVAVSTAYWPWVWPHGEPARLTLWAARSALALPERDPAADAGRAPVVFEAPEQARPIPVTVAEGERRPERRVSHDVERGEWTLEVDPNYGGSRTFPDGLEYTEQALETYRIRSGDPLSAVADSQWHIRLRREGWETSVRTRTELRATADAFIVRSDLTACSGDEVVAQREWEREIPRTAG is encoded by the coding sequence GTGAGGTACCGGGAGGAGTTCGACCGGGAGGTGCGCGTCGAGGAGACGTGGATACCGGTGCGGGACGGGACACGGCTGCACGCGCGGATCTGGCGGCCGGTCGACGCCGACCGCGACCCCGTCCCCGCGCTGCTGGAATACCTGCCCTACCGCAAGGGCGACTGGACCGCCCCGCGCGACTCCCAGCGGCACGCCTGGTACGCCGGCCACGGCTACGCATCGGTGCGGGTGGACATCCGCGGCAGCGGCGACTCCGAAGGGGTGATGCACGACGAGTACGCCCCCCAGGAGCTCGACGACGCCGTTGCGGTGATCGAATGGCTGGCGGCGCGGGACTGGTGCACCGGCGGGGTCGGCATGTTCGGCATCTCCTGGGGAGGGTTCAACTCCCTGCAGGTCGCGGCGCTGCGGCCGGAACCGCTCAAGGCGATCGTGACCGTCTGCTCGACCGACGACCGCTACGACAACGACGTGCACTACACCGGTGGCGCCGTGCTCGGCATCGACATGGCCGCCTGGTCGGGGACCATGCTGGCCTTCACCGCGCGCCCACCGGACCCTCGGGTCACCGGGGAGGACTGGCTGCCGATGTGGCGCAAACGGCTGGGGGAGATCGAGCCGTTCCTGCACACCTGGCTGGCCCACCAGGAGCGTGACGACTACTGGCGGCACGGCAGCGTCTGCGAGGACTACGACTCGATCCGGGCCGCGGTCCTGGCGGTCGGCGGCTGGGCCGACCCCTACCGCGACACCGTGCTGCGCCTGGTGGAACACCTGCCCGGCCCCGTGCGCGGCCTCATCGGGCCGTGGGCGCACCAGTACCCCGACATCGAGCGGCCCCCCGGCCCCGCCATCGGCTTCCTGCAGGAGACGCTGCGCTGGTGGGACCACTGGCTGAAGGACGCCGACAACGGGGCGATGGACGTCCCGCTACTGCGCTCCTACATCCAGGAGCCCGTACCGCCGCGCACCCACTACGCCGAGCGCCCCGGGCGCTGGGTCGGCGACGACGCCTGGCCCGCGCGGTCGGTGACGTGGCGCGACCGCGCGCTCGACGGCGCACTGCGGCCGCACGCCGCCGCCGACGACGGCACGGTCACCGTGGCGAGCCCGCAGCACACCGGCGTCGACGCCGGGCGCTTCTTCCCGTTCGGCAACGCCACCGACCTGCCTCCCGACCAGCGCGAGGACGACGGCCGGTCCGCCTGCTTCGACTCCGCGCCCCTGGAGGAGCGGGTGGAGGTCCTCGGGCGGCCCCGCGTCCGGCTGCGGATGGACTGCGACGTGCCGCGCGCCAACGTGGTCGTGCGCCTGTGCGACGTGGCCCCCGACGGCGCCTCCACCCTGGTCGCGCGCGGTGTGCTCAACCTCGCGGGCAGGAACGGCCGGGACCGCCGCGAGCCGTGGGAGCCCGGCCGCCCCGAGGAGGTGGCGGTCGAGCTGTCCGGCACCGGCTACGCCTTCCCGCCGGGGCACCGGATCCGCGTGGCGGTCTCCACCGCCTACTGGCCGTGGGTCTGGCCGCACGGAGAACCCGCGCGCCTGACCCTGTGGGCCGCGCGGAGTGCGCTCGCGCTTCCCGAACGCGATCCCGCCGCCGACGCCGGCCGCGCCCCCGTCGTCTTCGAAGCCCCCGAGCAGGCCCGGCCGATCCCCGTGACCGTGGCCGAAGGCGAACGCCGCCCGGAGAGGAGGGTGAGCCACGACGTGGAGAGGGGAGAGTGGACCCTGGAGGTCGACCCCAACTACGGCGGCTCCCGCACCTTTCCCGACGGGCTGGAGTACACCGAGCAGGCCCTGGAGACCTACCGGATCCGCAGCGGCGACCCCTTGAGCGCCGTGGCAGACTCGCAGTGGCACATCCGGTTGCGGCGGGAGGGGTGGGAGACGTCCGTGCGGACGAGGACCGAACTGCGGGCCACCGCGGACGCCTTCATCGTCCGCAGCGACCTGACCGCCTGCTCCGGCGACGAGGTGGTCGCGCAGCGGGAGTGGGAGCGCGAGATCCCCAGGACCGCCGGATGA
- a CDS encoding TetR/AcrR family transcriptional regulator, which yields MSEESPKSAGTRARRPRRAVAPESRTRQPTEVRRRLVLEAALPLIAAKGVNDVGVRDIASAAGVSVGTVTYHFSGVREILSEAMVLEIERYYAPLTSAMRETPSPADGLRMLIDALFTEDTERHWRLWFDYWAAGNRDEEFARRQSERYLDWSEELRSLIMRGRDAGEFECDDADETAVRFVALVDGLALRWIRGAPPLNAEAARCHLHRFLASELRPR from the coding sequence ATGAGCGAGGAGAGCCCCAAGAGCGCGGGAACGCGGGCGCGCCGGCCCAGGCGGGCCGTCGCCCCGGAGTCGCGCACCCGCCAGCCCACCGAGGTCCGGCGGCGCCTGGTGCTGGAGGCGGCGCTCCCACTGATCGCGGCCAAGGGCGTCAACGACGTCGGGGTGCGCGACATCGCCTCGGCCGCCGGGGTGTCGGTGGGGACGGTGACCTACCACTTCAGCGGGGTCCGCGAGATCCTCTCCGAGGCCATGGTGCTGGAGATCGAGCGCTACTACGCCCCGCTGACCTCCGCCATGCGCGAGACGCCGAGCCCGGCGGACGGACTGCGCATGCTCATCGACGCGCTGTTCACCGAGGACACCGAGCGCCACTGGCGGCTGTGGTTCGACTACTGGGCCGCGGGCAACCGGGACGAGGAGTTCGCCCGGCGGCAGTCGGAACGCTACCTCGACTGGTCGGAGGAGCTCCGGTCGCTCATCATGCGGGGACGCGACGCCGGAGAGTTCGAGTGCGACGACGCCGACGAGACGGCGGTGCGGTTCGTCGCCCTGGTGGACGGCCTGGCCCTGCGCTGGATACGCGGGGCCCCGCCGCTGAACGCCGAGGCCGCCCGATGCCATCTGCACCGCTTCCTCGCCAGCGAACTGCGGCCCCGGTGA
- a CDS encoding SAM-dependent methyltransferase codes for MAHDGEDQREFPRTTQPRFADIDVSTPTTARIYDWMLHGKDNFEADRQAGRAFLEVAPQLRPIAHDNRAWLARVVTCMSTEMGIDQFLDIGSGLPTAENTHQIAQRANPDARVVYVDNDPVVLAHGRAILADNANTTVTTADILDPKAVTDSPDTRRLIDFSRPVGVLLIALTHCLKDEPDPGGLIGQVVDALPSGSYVAYSHIVSTDAEAAEQLTGTVLQATHGRWGRVRRPEEAVAYIERHGLEPVSPGFVDIRTWRTDDPDVPEEPIWEIGGLARKP; via the coding sequence ATGGCGCATGACGGCGAGGACCAGCGCGAATTCCCTCGGACGACACAGCCCAGATTCGCCGACATCGACGTGTCCACCCCCACCACGGCGCGAATCTACGACTGGATGCTGCACGGGAAGGACAACTTCGAGGCCGACCGGCAGGCCGGCCGCGCCTTTCTCGAAGTCGCCCCGCAACTCCGCCCGATCGCCCACGACAACCGGGCGTGGCTGGCACGGGTCGTCACCTGCATGAGCACGGAGATGGGCATCGACCAGTTCCTCGACATCGGGTCGGGGCTCCCCACGGCGGAGAACACCCACCAGATCGCCCAGCGCGCCAACCCCGACGCCCGCGTGGTCTACGTGGACAACGACCCCGTCGTCCTGGCGCACGGCCGCGCGATCCTCGCCGACAACGCCAACACCACCGTCACCACCGCCGACATCCTCGATCCCAAGGCCGTCACCGACAGCCCCGACACCCGACGGCTGATCGACTTCTCCCGGCCCGTCGGCGTGCTCCTCATCGCCCTGACCCACTGCCTCAAGGACGAACCCGACCCCGGCGGCCTCATCGGGCAGGTGGTCGACGCGCTCCCCTCCGGCTCCTACGTCGCCTACTCCCACATCGTCTCCACCGACGCCGAGGCCGCCGAGCAGCTCACCGGCACCGTGCTGCAGGCCACCCACGGCCGCTGGGGCCGCGTCCGGCGCCCGGAAGAGGCCGTCGCCTACATCGAACGGCACGGGCTCGAACCCGTTTCACCGGGATTCGTCGACATCCGGACCTGGCGCACCGACGACCCCGACGTTCCGGAGGAACCCATCTGGGAGATCGGCGGACTCGCCCGCAAGCCCTGA